Sequence from the Erythrolamprus reginae isolate rEryReg1 chromosome Z, rEryReg1.hap1, whole genome shotgun sequence genome:
attcctgccTTAGCAACTGGTACTGACTGAAGTTAATTCAACACCTTGAAGAGTCATGGTTTCACCATGCTTAAAATTGTACTTCTGAGAAATTTGTAGTATTCTATCTCTCTGAGAATACTTGAGTAGAATGAGAAGTAAGGCCTTCTGACTTGGGCAAAACATTTTTTCTGATTTGATAGTTTTATCCTATGTCTCCTATAATATCCTCTTTTTTAATGAAAGTCCATCATAGGCTCTAGTTTAAAGTAACTCAACTGGTTCGGTGatcattctgattgattgaatatTAACTAATCTCAATTAAAAGGAGAAAACTAATTAATAGGAACATATGAGGTATTGAGAAAATCTAGCTTTTGCAACCAAATCTACTGATTATATCTAAAGCTTACCAATATAAATGTCTTACATTTTATAATGTTGCATAGAAATGGAATAATCAATACCTATCGTGTTTAGTATACAGAAAATATTCATGTATATGCAGAATTTTTACTAACATTTGAAAATTATTCACCCAATTCACTATACCTAGCTTCTTATCAGTTCTTCTGAAACAGCATGAAAACTATACAAAATTCATTATAATGTTGAGCATTTCAGTAGTAATTCAAATACATAACAAAAAAGATCTCATAAAATTCTTAGTCTTGCAGAGCATAATTGCATGCTACATGAATAATAGCATTACTAATTTCTGAAGAGAATGATATTGCCAGAAGCATAGGCTTAGCATTCAAGAGATGTGACAATAGTGTTCCCTATTTCTGCCCAGAAATTTTTGTAATAAAGGCAGCCTCATCAGATGATCTTACATTGTAGATAAGTTCTTAAGTTCAGAAACATTATCTAAATAAAGTTCAATGCATTTTTCCAGAATATAAAATTTATGAATATGGAACAAACAGGGATGTTCACTAACTTTGAGAAGAACATTTTTAGTTCTGGATTAGCCCTGGCAAGGGACTATAGGAAGGTGCAATTTTTATGCTCTCACTTCCTTATTGTCATAATAAGAAATCTTGTCAGCTATGAAGACTTAGAAGAGTAGTGTTTCCTGTCAGTTATTTACAGTGTGATGTAGGAAGATAACAATAATGACAGCAAGAATTTAAGTAACACCTAGATGTAGCCCCTAAATACATGAAGGTTTTATCAAAATAAAATCAAGTAATTCAGATGTTTAGTAGCCACAATTCTGCTTTGGCCACAAGAAAGAATATGTTTTCCCATTGGGTGATAATTCTTACGGCTCACAGGTATGGTGCAAAGTGTGAAGGCCCACATTCCAATGGATCATAATAAGAGGAATTATAATATACATAggaattatgtatttttttttcataataagAGGAATTAAAAAATACAAAGGCACCTACATTAttcagggagggaggaggaaagaaggaagggagagaggaaggaaggaagatttaaaaTGATTATTTATATTAATCAAACAAAATAATTATCATGAATATGTTGGAAAACTGGCAAATTCAATTGAATTTCGAACAGAGATTCtgctaaaatatattaaaaatatttcactttAGAACTTGCCCTTGTGTACATTTTCTCAACTTACTATTTTTGTGTGCAGATTAGTCATATTTCCCCAGTGTCATTATCAGCTCTTATAGATCAGGCTTGatgttttgaaaaaatatttcaaaaccaCGCCTAACTCTGATATACTTTGGATTGCAGGTGAGAAGTGTATATCTGATATTCCCTATGATGCAGCCACCAATTATGAAAAGGAGAATGATATGATGCAAACCCATGTCATTGACCAAGCTATTAATAATGCCATCAATTATCTAGGGGCAGAATCTTTGCGCCCTTTGGTGCAGACACCTCCTGGTGGCTCAGAAGGAGGGTCTGTCATCAGTCCAATGTATCAGCTTCACAAATCCCTTGGAGACAACCATGCTCGAGCCAATCATGCAGCTCAAGACAGTGCAGTGGAAAACTTACTGCTACTTTCTAAAACCAAGTCCATCTCTTCAGAAAGGGACCCTTCACCCAGCAACAGCGGCCAAGACTCCACCGATACCGAGAGCAATAATGAAGAACGTAGTGGTTTAATATACTTAACCAACCACATAGTGCCTCATGCACGGAATGGTCTCTCTATAAAAGAAGAACATAGACAGTATGATGTCCTAAGAGGAAGcaatgatagctcccaagatgctTTCAAAGTAATCAATGGCAATGGGGAGCAAGTAAAAGTCTACAGATGTGAACATTGTAGAATTCTTTTTCTAGACCATGTAATGTATACCATCCACATGGGTTGTCATGGGTTCCGCAATCCTTTTGAGTGTAATATGTGTGGCTATCACAGCCAAGATAGGTATGAGTTTTCTTCCCACATAACTCGAGGGGAACACCGCTTCCACATGAATTAAAACTTTTGTAGTACTTAATATTTGGAGATACACAAACAGCAgccataaagaaaaagaaaatgtaatgACCAGGATAGTAATCAATAAAAATACATATCAGAAAGCTGGGCTGCCAGAAATGAGCTCTTCTTGTAGCATGCATGCATGAGACAGTTTTATATTGATAATAGTGGCTTTTTGCAAATGTAGGTAACCAAAAATGTTAGTGCAGTAAACAGAAACTTTTAGTTAAGTGAAATAACTTTTTTGTTGTTAGTAAGTGCATTTCCACTGCCCCCACCTCCCATTTAAAGCTGTTAATTGTGCACACTCATCTCTGAATTTGACTGAAATGTAGAAAGATAAAATTAGCACATTTTTATGCAAATGTTTTGAAAATACACTTTTTATACCATTTTTGTAATAATTTGGTGGTTCCTTGAATCAACAATCTAGACAGTACAGGTTTAAAACCactcatttttttcacctacccttTGTCTCAAcagaaacctttttttcccctaacTGATAAAATGTGAATGCTCTGATCCCATGATTTGGTTAATGGTAGTAGAGTATGGCCAGAAGAACTTAAAGTTGTGTGGCTCTGAAAATAGGGCAACAATACtattatgttaattttatttattcaattttattcaattttttatgccgcccttctccttagactcagggtggcttacaacatgttagcagcagcactttttaacagagccagcatattgcctccacaatctgggtcctcattttacccacctcggaaggatggaaggctgagtcaaccttgagccggtgatgagatttgaactgctgaccttcagatctacagtcagcttcagtggcctgtagtacagcactctacctgctgcaccaccccggctctattgtAGATATCATTTTCATGAGTTATTCAAAGAAAAATCTATTTGCATCAATTAATTTGTGAAAGCATAAAGTGCTTTGCCAGAACTTTTAAGTAAAAATATCTTCAAGGATCAATGATTCAGTTTTAGTACAACTACAAACTAATCTTAAACTGATTCAGTGTAAATCAATTGCAAAGTTTGACTGGTAAAATATAAAAGAAAGCCTACTGTATAGTTTGAAACAATTACATATATGCTGTATTTTTATCTGTTTTTGCCTTATGGCAGTGCAGTGTTCTGTTTCTCATGCAATTGAGTTTATAAAACAATTTGAAATCCTGGGAAGGGACAGAGTGATGCtattaaacaatatttttttcttctacatAATCATCACTTGTGCAACTTTTAAGCATAGAAGAAGAGATAACATTTTATTAGGGCTATTGTGTGAAATTACATGTTCACTTTGTTCAATATTGATGCTGGTAGCTTTTAGTCTTATTAGTTGAGGATACATATTGataaataacataaaaacaaACTATACATATTCAGTGTAGCCTGGTTTCATTTGATTCAGTTGCATAAGGTTGttcatatatatatcaaaaagatTTTATATAAATCATGCCCAATTAGAATAACACTTTTTTTATAGATCAATTTGGCATATAATTGATAAGTGGCCCATCTTATTGCTGATTGTAAGATTAATGATAAAGTCTCCACTGTTAGAATCCTTAGGAATTATATACAATATTCCAGGACAAACTTATACAGAGTAGATGTGGCAATGATAGATATTCTGCCAATAAACCAGACTAATATAagtagagtataaatattatttatatacattcaAAAGAGTAGTTAGTAAACAATCCAAGTCATACAGAGATAtatcaagcaatcatatacaaaccagatatcagaacacacagttctatacaCACAGCCGCTAAACAATAATACTCCCCACACACAGTTTTATACACATATATAATTGCAGTACTAGCCCTTAAAGTAACTTCATGCTAAATTCTCCAAACATATATTGCTGGTCAGTTCATATATTGACAATCCCAACCAGTGAGTTTGTAGTACTGACATTCTCCCCTTTGGTTGTCAATACTGTATATCACTCTCAGACATAACTGAATACATTTTACCAGCATTCCCAGCATTTAAACATTGTGTCAGTTTTTTACATAACACTGGCAATCTGGATCTCTTTCCTCTCATACTTTCTTCTTTGGCAAAAGATCTTTACCTTTatcattaacattaacattactAGTAATATTTACTATTTCCTCCCCTAAGGGAGCTACATCAAAAGTGATTTCCTCCTTTGACAATATAGTTCTTGATTGTTTATATTATCATCCATTGAGATTTTTCCTCTTCAAAGGTTTAGTATCACCATACATAGGAATTTTCTTCTTTAAAGGTTTTGCATCATTACATATTGATGCCGTCTCCTCTGACAACACAGTCACATATTTCTTTGTCATTCTTTACATAGAATGAATTGGGGTCTCTATAGTAATATCAATAGTACTAACTCTCTGCTGCAAAACATTATACTGTAATTGAGGCATAGTTAGTATAGATAGTTTTTCTTTCAGAAACAGCCAATTTAGTTTTTGCTCTTTCTGGCTGCACGCATTCTCCAGCTGTTATCAAACAAAAAATAGTCTGGATACTCATAGCCCTGTTATCTTATTGTTAAACAAACATTGCACAATTGACATTCTTGGTTTGtttcttcatttattatttatttatttattggatttatatgccgcccctctttgaggactcggggctgctaagaacaaatttaaaaaattgtgaacatcctaatccaattcatttaaaactggttaattaattaaaaaaacccattaacattaaaaatcaatcatcactcacacaaacaaacatatattacATTCATTCGctgggggctagagtctaatggccccaagcctgacggcatagatgagtcttcagacccTTGCggtaggcaaggagggtgagggcagtgtgaatctctgggtggAGCAGAGAGTTGGAGccctcagagagaaggctcttcccccaggtcccaacaggcaacattgtctagttgacgggacctggagaaggctgactctgtgggatctggccAGTTGCTAGGACTCATGTGGCAAGAGGCAGTCCCGCAAGtgatctggtctgatgccatgtagagttttataggacataaccaacacttcgaattgcaaccagaaaccaatcagcagccagtgcagtctgtggagtgctggagaaacatgggcatacctaggaagatACCCAAATCTACACCATTATGAGCAATTAGCATATTCCCAGTTGTCAGGTTTCCATTTCTCTTACAAAACTTagctaaatggccctttttactGCAAACATAACATCTCTTTACAGA
This genomic interval carries:
- the IKZF1 gene encoding DNA-binding protein Ikaros isoform X9 gives rise to the protein MLYWNEEVEWRGEGLRAELPPVALLGRGAAAHGSGEIWASSLHPAPSRADNLRKMETDEAQDMSQVSGKESPPVSDPPDDIDEPMPVPEDLSTSTGGLPNSRNERILGERPFQCNQCGASFTQKGNLLRHIKLHSGEKPFKCHLCNYACRRRDALTGHLRTHSVMKEETSQSEMAEDLCKMGSERSLMLDRLASNVAKRKSSLPQKFVGEKCISDIPYDAATNYEKENDMMQTHVIDQAINNAINYLGAESLRPLVQTPPGGSEGGSVISPMYQLHKSLGDNHARANHAAQDSAVENLLLLSKTKSISSERDPSPSNSGQDSTDTESNNEERSGLIYLTNHIVPHARNGLSIKEEHRQYDVLRGSNDSSQDAFKVINGNGEQVKVYRCEHCRILFLDHVMYTIHMGCHGFRNPFECNMCGYHSQDRYEFSSHITRGEHRFHMN
- the IKZF1 gene encoding DNA-binding protein Ikaros isoform X10; the encoded protein is MLYWNEEVEWRGEGLRAELPPVALLGRGAAAHGSGEIWASSLHPAPSRADNLRKMETDEAQDMSQVSGKESPPVSDPPDDIDEPMPVPEDLSTSTGGLPNSRNERILGERPFQCNQCGASFTQKGNLLRHIKLHSGEKPFKCHLCNYACRRRDALTGHLRTHSVMKEETSQSEMAEDLCKMGSERSLMLDRLASNVAKREKCISDIPYDAATNYEKENDMMQTHVIDQAINNAINYLGAESLRPLVQTPPGGSEGGSVISPMYQLHKSLGDNHARANHAAQDSAVENLLLLSKTKSISSERDPSPSNSGQDSTDTESNNEERSGLIYLTNHIVPHARNGLSIKEEHRQYDVLRGSNDSSQDAFKVINGNGEQVKVYRCEHCRILFLDHVMYTIHMGCHGFRNPFECNMCGYHSQDRYEFSSHITRGEHRFHMN
- the IKZF1 gene encoding DNA-binding protein Ikaros isoform X11; this encodes MLYWNEEVEWRGEGLRAELPPVALLGRGAAAHGSGEIWASSLHPAPSRADNLRKMETDEAQDMSQVSGKESPPVSDPPDDIDEPMPVPEDLSTSTGGLPNSRNERILVMKEETSQSEMAEDLCKMGSERSLMLDRLASNVAKRKSSLPQKFVGEKCISDIPYDAATNYEKENDMMQTHVIDQAINNAINYLGAESLRPLVQTPPGGSEGGSVISPMYQLHKSLGDNHARANHAAQDSAVENLLLLSKTKSISSERDPSPSNSGQDSTDTESNNEERSGLIYLTNHIVPHARNGLSIKEEHRQYDVLRGSNDSSQDAFKVINGNGEQVKVYRCEHCRILFLDHVMYTIHMGCHGFRNPFECNMCGYHSQDRYEFSSHITRGEHRFHMN
- the IKZF1 gene encoding DNA-binding protein Ikaros isoform X12; this translates as MLYWNEEVEWRGEGLRAELPPVALLGRGAAAHGSGEIWASSLHPAPSRADNLRKMETDEAQDMSQVSGKESPPVSDPPDDIDEPMPVPEDLSTSTGGLPNSRNERILVMKEETSQSEMAEDLCKMGSERSLMLDRLASNVAKREKCISDIPYDAATNYEKENDMMQTHVIDQAINNAINYLGAESLRPLVQTPPGGSEGGSVISPMYQLHKSLGDNHARANHAAQDSAVENLLLLSKTKSISSERDPSPSNSGQDSTDTESNNEERSGLIYLTNHIVPHARNGLSIKEEHRQYDVLRGSNDSSQDAFKVINGNGEQVKVYRCEHCRILFLDHVMYTIHMGCHGFRNPFECNMCGYHSQDRYEFSSHITRGEHRFHMN